Proteins from a genomic interval of Streptomyces sp. Tu6071:
- a CDS encoding TIGR03619 family F420-dependent LLM class oxidoreductase, translating into MDMGIALPQYGTHARPEAISAFARDAEDAGFDSLWVGDRSLAPVSPSDLYPGHTPDVPYPPQYKTFLDPLVVLTLAAASTHRARLGTSTLNAPWYPALLLARSLTSLDLASGGRLDPGLGIGWLRDEYTAVNADFDKRGALLEEILDVLDAYWTQEEFAHEGTHWTIPRSYVGLRPAAPGGPPVYLGGFSPAAMRRIGRRAAGWVGTVLPEPAYTALWDTARRAADEAGRDPDALRRLIRYNPAPGVGVPEIADTLLGMRELGAEGCFVDLQQSTREPKEALDLGIQVLERVQAR; encoded by the coding sequence ATGGACATGGGTATCGCACTACCTCAGTACGGCACACACGCGCGGCCCGAGGCGATCAGCGCGTTCGCGCGCGACGCCGAGGACGCCGGATTCGACTCCCTGTGGGTCGGCGACCGCTCCCTGGCCCCCGTCTCACCCAGCGACCTCTACCCGGGCCACACTCCTGACGTCCCCTACCCGCCGCAGTACAAGACCTTCCTCGACCCTCTCGTCGTGCTGACGCTCGCCGCGGCGAGTACACACAGGGCGCGCCTGGGCACCAGCACACTCAACGCGCCCTGGTATCCGGCGCTGCTGCTCGCCAGGTCCCTCACCTCGCTCGACCTCGCGAGCGGCGGGCGCCTGGACCCGGGGCTCGGTATCGGGTGGCTGCGCGACGAATACACCGCCGTCAACGCCGACTTCGACAAGCGCGGCGCGCTGCTCGAGGAAATCCTCGACGTGCTCGACGCGTACTGGACGCAGGAGGAGTTCGCGCACGAGGGCACGCACTGGACGATCCCGCGCTCCTACGTGGGCCTTCGCCCGGCGGCACCGGGCGGCCCGCCGGTGTACCTGGGCGGCTTCTCACCGGCCGCGATGCGCCGGATCGGGCGCCGGGCGGCCGGCTGGGTCGGCACGGTCCTCCCCGAACCCGCGTACACCGCCTTGTGGGACACCGCGCGCCGTGCGGCCGACGAAGCGGGCCGCGACCCCGACGCGCTGCGGCGGCTGATCCGGTACAACCCGGCGCCGGGTGTCGGCGTGCCGGAGATCGCCGACACCCTGCTGGGGATGCGCGAACTGGGCGCCGAGGGCTGTTTCGTCGACCTGCAGCAATCGACGCGCGAGCCGAAGGAAGCGCTGGACCTCGGCATCCAGGTACTGGAGCGGGTCCAGGCCCGATGA
- the pepE gene encoding dipeptidase PepE, protein MNLLLLSNSTQHGRGYLEHALDTVTAFLPTGARLAFVPYALADHDTYTARVREALEPAGIAVHGVHEHTDPVAALEAADAVFIGGGNSFRLLGALYRTGLREAVAGAVGAGLPYMGASAGTNMAAPTLRTTNDMPIVQPPSFETLGLVPFQINPHYLDPDPTSTHKGETREERLTEFLEENDVPVLGLREGSWLRVEDETARVEGARPARLFTRDAAPRELAPGSDVSHLLTTQPRFDAPTR, encoded by the coding sequence GTGAATCTGCTCCTGCTCTCCAACTCCACCCAGCACGGCCGCGGTTACCTGGAACACGCCCTCGACACCGTCACCGCGTTCCTGCCCACCGGAGCCCGGCTCGCCTTCGTCCCGTACGCGCTCGCCGACCACGACACGTACACCGCACGCGTCCGCGAGGCCCTGGAGCCCGCCGGGATCGCCGTGCACGGCGTCCACGAGCACACCGACCCGGTCGCCGCGCTGGAGGCCGCCGACGCCGTGTTCATCGGCGGCGGCAACTCCTTCCGCCTGCTCGGCGCCCTGTACCGGACCGGGCTGCGCGAGGCCGTGGCGGGCGCCGTCGGCGCCGGGCTGCCGTACATGGGCGCCAGCGCCGGGACCAACATGGCGGCGCCCACCCTGCGGACCACCAACGACATGCCCATCGTGCAGCCGCCCTCCTTCGAGACGCTGGGCCTCGTGCCGTTCCAGATCAACCCCCACTACCTGGACCCGGACCCCACCAGCACCCACAAGGGCGAGACCCGCGAGGAACGCCTCACCGAGTTCCTGGAGGAGAACGACGTCCCGGTCCTCGGCCTGCGCGAGGGCTCCTGGCTGCGCGTCGAGGACGAGACGGCCCGCGTCGAAGGCGCCCGCCCCGCCCGGTTGTTCACGCGGGACGCCGCGCCCCGGGAACTGGCGCCGGGGTCGGACGTGTCCCACCTGCTCACGACGCAACCGCGCTTCGACGCTCCGACCCGCTGA
- a CDS encoding IclR family transcriptional regulator translates to MVMAEFETDRRTPAGALQTVDRALLVLLAFERTRPDWGVTEVAAEFGWDTSVAQRLLATLAGRGFLVSDPATRRYRIGPAVLRLGRLWERSGSLELLAGPVLEELRRVTGDTVLFCLPDSFHMRCVAAEEGEAGPLRYYPLVGELYPAHAGATSKSFYAYLPDEQRHRLFRGRPMARFTDRTVTDPDALEQELLKVRAQGYAWTVGEYDTGIATVAVPVFLGREPYGSLSLGGAVERFDGAPENRLEPLRLAAARLEKRLTQPPQRPKPKPRRTPTA, encoded by the coding sequence ATGGTCATGGCGGAATTCGAGACGGACCGGCGGACACCCGCCGGGGCCCTGCAGACCGTGGACCGGGCACTGCTCGTGCTGCTCGCGTTCGAGCGGACCCGGCCCGACTGGGGGGTGACCGAGGTGGCCGCCGAGTTCGGCTGGGACACCTCCGTGGCCCAACGGCTGCTCGCCACCCTCGCCGGGCGCGGCTTCCTGGTCTCCGACCCCGCCACCCGCCGCTACCGGATCGGCCCCGCCGTACTGCGCCTGGGCCGCCTCTGGGAGCGCTCGGGCTCACTGGAACTGCTGGCCGGACCCGTCCTGGAGGAACTGCGCCGGGTCACCGGCGACACCGTGCTGTTCTGCCTGCCCGACAGCTTCCACATGCGGTGCGTGGCCGCCGAGGAGGGCGAGGCAGGACCGCTGCGCTACTACCCCCTCGTAGGCGAGCTCTATCCCGCGCACGCCGGGGCCACCTCCAAGTCCTTCTACGCCTACCTGCCGGACGAGCAGCGCCACCGGCTCTTCCGGGGCCGCCCGATGGCCCGGTTCACCGACCGGACCGTCACCGACCCGGACGCGCTGGAGCAGGAACTCCTGAAGGTCCGCGCCCAGGGGTACGCCTGGACGGTCGGGGAGTACGACACCGGCATCGCGACCGTCGCCGTACCCGTCTTCCTGGGCCGCGAACCGTACGGAAGCCTCAGCCTCGGCGGCGCCGTGGAGCGGTTCGACGGAGCCCCCGAGAACCGCCTCGAACCCCTGCGGCTCGCCGCCGCACGCCTGGAGAAACGCCTCACCCAGCCGCCGCAGCGCCCGAAACCCAAACCCCGCCGCACCCCCACGGCCTGA